The Streptomyces sp. NBC_00597 DNA segment CGCAGCTCCCGGACCATGAGCGTGGCTCCGGCCACCGCACCCGGCATCAGGAACACCGCGACCAGCGGCACCAGGAACGCCAGCACCAGCGGTACGCCGAAGCCGAGCGCCATCGAGCGGCGGCCGCGCAGCAGGGCGAGGCGGTCCTTCAGCTCCACCTCGCGGCGCTGGAGCGCCACGGCGGTGAGCTCTTCGGTGAGGAAGAACCCGGACACGCAGAACCCGACCACCGGGATCACGGTCTGTCCGACCACGGGGATGAAGCCCAGTGCGAAGAGCGCGATCCCGTACAGCAGCACCCGGACGAGCACCTTGATGCTGTCCCGGGCCGAGATCCACAGCTCCCGGGCCAGCGGCAGCCCGGATTCGGGGGCGTCGCCGCCGACGCTGCGGTCGACCTGCTCCGAGAGGGACTCGTAGAACGGCTGGCCGATGAGCAGGGTCACCGCCGTGAAGGTGATCACCGCGATGAAGAGGCCGAGGCAGAAGACCAGGGCGGTCAGGAAGCCCCGGAAGAGGCCGAGCCAGGGAGAGCCCCAGTCGTCGGCGAAGGGCGTCGCCCATGCCGTCAGGTCGTCGGCGCCGTAGCCGAGCCCGACGAGTGCACCGGCGTACAGCACCAGTGCGAGCAGCCCGGGCAGCAGGCCGAAGCCCAGCCACCGGCCGTTACGGAACACCCATCTCTGTCCGGCCAGCAAATGGCCGAATCCCCCCGCAAGATCACGCATGGGCACAGCTTACGGCGAAGGCCGCACCCCGGGATCGGGGTGCGGCCTCCGGTGAGCGCGAGCCGGATCAGACGGCGAGCTCGACCGTGATGTTGCCGCGGGTCGCCTTGGAGTACGGGCAGACCTGGTGGGCCTTCTCGATCAGGTCCTTGGCGGTGGCGGGGTCCACGTTCGGGATCACGGCGGAAATCTTGACGATGATGCCGAAGCCCTCGTCGTTCTTGCCGATGCCGACCTCGGCGGTGACGGTCGAACCGGAGATGTCCGCGTTCTCGTTGCGGGCGACGACACCGAGGGCGCCCTGGAAGCAGGCGCTGTAACCGGCGGCGAACAGCTGCTCCGGGTTGGTGCCGGCGCCGCTGCCGCCCATCGCCTTCGGCGGGTTCACGACGACGTCGAGCTGGCCGTCGTTGGTGGCCACACGGCCGTCACGGCCGTTCTCGGCGGTGGCGACAGCGGTGTAGACGACATCGGACTGCTGGATGGACATGTAAAGAGATCCTCCTGGTAATCGCCGTGACTCGCGCCCACGATCACGACGGTGTGCAGTGAGCCTAACCGGTGAAGGAAACGATCATCTTTCCGGTGTTCTCACCGCGCAGCATGCCGAGGAAGGCGGCGGGCGCGTTCTCCACGCCCTCGACGACGGTCTCGTCGACCACGAGCGCACCGGAGCGCAGCCAGCCGGCGACGTCCTGGACGAACTGCGACTGGAGCCCGGCGTGGTCGCCGACCATGACGCCCTGCAGGCGCAGCCGCTTGCCGATGACCAGGGCCAGGTTGCGCGGGCCGGGGGTCGGCTCGGTGTCGTTGTACTGGGCGATCGCCCCGCACAGGGTGGCGCGGCCGTGCACGTTCAGGGAGGAGATCGCGGCCTCCAGGTGATCGCCGCCGACGTTGTCGAAGTAGACCTCGATGCCCTCGGGGGCGGCTTCCTTCAGCTGCTCGCCGACGGGGCCGTTCTTGTAGTTGAAGGCGGCGTCGAAGCCGTACTTCTCCGTGAGGAGCGTCACCTTCTCGTCCGAGCCGGCGGAGCCGATCACGCGGGAGGCGCCCTTGATCTTCGCGAACTGGCCGACGAGGCTGCCGACCGCGCCGGCTGCGCCGGAGACGAAGACGGAGTCGCCCTCCTTGAAGGAGGCCACCTCGAAGAGGCCTGCGTAGGCGGTCAGGCCCGGCATGCCCAGCACACCGAGGTAGGAGGAGAGCGGCGCGAGCGAGGCGTCGACCTTGGTGGCGTGCTTGGCGTCGAGGTCGGCGTACTCGCGCCAGCCCAGGCCGTGCAGTACGTGGTCGCCCACCTCGAAGCCTTCTGCGGCGGAGGCCACGACCTCGCCGACCGCGCCGCCGTCCATCGGCTTGTCCAGCTGGAAGGGCGGGATGTAGGACTTCACGTCGTTCATCCGGCCGCGCATGTAGGGGTCCACGGACATGTGCAGGTTGCGCACCAGGATCCGGCCCGGGGCCGGGGCCGCGACCTCGACCTCGCGCAGGGCGAAGTCCTCGGCCACGGGCCAGCCCTGCGGACGGCGGACGAGGTGCCACTCGCGGCTGACGGCGGGGATCTGAGACATGGGTGCTCCCGAATCGAGGTGTCGGCACCTGGGCGCCGAGGAATACTTCAGTAACTGAAACAACCATGCGCCTGGATATTTCATGTTGTCAAGTAAATGGGTACTCTGGATCCATGCCCAGTCGTCGCGCAGATCCCCTGACCCTTGAGGTTGTCGAGCTCATCGGCTCCGTCGTGGCCCGCTACCACGAGGAGTACGAGCACGCGGCAGCCAGCCACCAGCTCACCGGCGCCCAGGCCCGGGTGCTGAACCTGCTCTCCCTGGAGCCGATGCCGATGCGCCGGATCGCGCAGCAGCTCAAGTGCGAGCCCTCGAACATCACGGGCATCGTGGACCGGCTGGAGTCGCGCGGCCTGGTCGAGCGCAGGCCGGACCCGGCGGACCGCCGGGTGAAGCTGGCCGCACCGACGGAGGAGGGCCTGCAGACCGCGGACCGGCTGCGCGAGTCGCTGGACTTCGCTCGCGAACCGCTGGCCGGGCTGTCCGCGGCCGAGCGGGCGGTCCTGCGGGACCTGCTCAAGCGGATGCTGGGCTGAGGGCAGGTCCGGGCAGCGGAAAAGGGCTGCTCAGCAGAGCTCAGCAGAAGAAGATGAACCAGCAGCCGCCGCTGGTCGGCGTCGGGCTCGGGCTCGGCGCCGGAGACGGGGGACGCGCCGTCCCGGAAGCGCTCGGCGAGGCCTTCCCGGACTGACCGGGCTTCACGGACGGCCCCTTGCCGGGGGAACCCTTCGTCGGTCCGGGCTTGCCGGATGCGGAGGCCGACGGAGACGGATCCGGCTCCGACGAACCCTCGGCCGACGCCCCGGGCTCGGCCGACCGCGTCCCGCCCCCGGTGGCCTTCGCGGCCGCGGAGGCCTTCACCGGCTTCAGCGCCGAAGGCGCGGCGGGAGTCCCGTGCCCGCTCGGCAGCGGAGCCGGGTCCTGCGGGCCGTTCCCGTCGGTGAGCACGACCTCGGCGGCCCGGTCGGTCTTCTGGCCCTCGGTGACGATCCGGGCCAGCGCGACCGTGCCCCCGGCGGCGAGCGCCAGTCCGAGCCCGATGGTCAGCACGGTCCGGCGGCGCCGGCGGTGCGTGGCGCGGCGCCGCGCGCCCGAGCGGCCCTCGTGGGCTCCGGCCAGCACGACGATCGAGTCCGCGAACGGGTCGGCGGGCTCCGGACCGGGAGAGCCGTACGGGGCGCCGGAGCCGTAGGGGGCTGCGGGCACGCCGGAGCCCCCGGGCGCGGCGGGCGGCAGGTACTCGATCGGGGTTCCGCACCCGGCACACGCCAGGGCTCCGTTGAGGTGCCTCCGGCACGCGTGGCAGTAGTCCATGACGACCGCACGCTACGTGGTTCCGCGCAACATCCGTATCGCGGGTTCGTGGAGGTCCTGTGTGGAATCGTGGCTTCCATGACTCCGTCCGCACCTTCGGGACCCTTCGGTCCGGCCGCCTTCCAGCTGGTGCTGCTGCGCCGGATGGCGGACTTCCGGCCGGACCTCGCCGAGGCGGCGCGGCAGCACCTGGGCGCCTCGCTCGCCGATCAGCGGGAGGCGAACAAGCGCTGGCAGGCGATGGTGCGCTCGCCCCGCTCGCGCGGGGCGCTGGCCCGCTACCGCTCGGTGCTCGGCCCTCCGGAGTCGACGGCCGCCCGCACGATCGGCGACCTGGAGTGCGAGGCCCTGGTGTGGCCGGTGCCGCTCTGGCCCGACCTGCGCTTCGAGGTGCTGGCCGC contains these protein-coding regions:
- a CDS encoding EI24 domain-containing protein: MRDLAGGFGHLLAGQRWVFRNGRWLGFGLLPGLLALVLYAGALVGLGYGADDLTAWATPFADDWGSPWLGLFRGFLTALVFCLGLFIAVITFTAVTLLIGQPFYESLSEQVDRSVGGDAPESGLPLARELWISARDSIKVLVRVLLYGIALFALGFIPVVGQTVIPVVGFCVSGFFLTEELTAVALQRREVELKDRLALLRGRRSMALGFGVPLVLAFLVPLVAVFLMPGAVAGATLMVRELRGEDEERTAADGAEDPGRPSHPLPQQQAPYAAPQYPAQPQYPAPQQYPAPQHNPYAQQPPQYQAPQYQPPQYPGGGEAGNHGPASNPYR
- a CDS encoding organic hydroperoxide resistance protein, with translation MSIQQSDVVYTAVATAENGRDGRVATNDGQLDVVVNPPKAMGGSGAGTNPEQLFAAGYSACFQGALGVVARNENADISGSTVTAEVGIGKNDEGFGIIVKISAVIPNVDPATAKDLIEKAHQVCPYSKATRGNITVELAV
- a CDS encoding NADP-dependent oxidoreductase; its protein translation is MSQIPAVSREWHLVRRPQGWPVAEDFALREVEVAAPAPGRILVRNLHMSVDPYMRGRMNDVKSYIPPFQLDKPMDGGAVGEVVASAAEGFEVGDHVLHGLGWREYADLDAKHATKVDASLAPLSSYLGVLGMPGLTAYAGLFEVASFKEGDSVFVSGAAGAVGSLVGQFAKIKGASRVIGSAGSDEKVTLLTEKYGFDAAFNYKNGPVGEQLKEAAPEGIEVYFDNVGGDHLEAAISSLNVHGRATLCGAIAQYNDTEPTPGPRNLALVIGKRLRLQGVMVGDHAGLQSQFVQDVAGWLRSGALVVDETVVEGVENAPAAFLGMLRGENTGKMIVSFTG
- a CDS encoding MarR family transcriptional regulator, with translation MPSRRADPLTLEVVELIGSVVARYHEEYEHAAASHQLTGAQARVLNLLSLEPMPMRRIAQQLKCEPSNITGIVDRLESRGLVERRPDPADRRVKLAAPTEEGLQTADRLRESLDFAREPLAGLSAAERAVLRDLLKRMLG